In the Juglans microcarpa x Juglans regia isolate MS1-56 chromosome 6D, Jm3101_v1.0, whole genome shotgun sequence genome, one interval contains:
- the LOC121235888 gene encoding uncharacterized protein At4g22758-like gives MPERSLRRRAPATSGRCSKPPNPSPSPRGRSPPPRRSAKHASKPVKILNRCSSDPMLWSSSSGVNGSSISDDDQSLRSEGAGVLFAPHTFTDVFASSPSLLGLRLSPQRYEGYRKDAKVVVNVTVEGSPGPVRTLVKLGASVEDTIKLVVDKYSDEGRTPKLHRDAASSFELHHSYFSLTCLDKSEMIGDAGSRSFYLRKSSSQHSSNAASPCTTEIVPARECSPPPIPPPAFLLPSFIARKISKIVRRTRRLWKLLVCLQ, from the exons ATGCCCGAGAGAAGTCTGAGGCGGAGAGCTCCGGCCACCAGTGGCCGGTGTAGCAAGCCGCCGAATCCGTCTCCTTCGCCGCGGGGGAGGAGCCCGCCGCCCCGGAGATCGGCGAAGCATGCTTCGAAACCCGTTAAGATTTTGAATCGCTGCTCTTCGGACCCGATGCTTTGGAGTTCGAGCTCTGGTGTTAACGGCAGTAGCATCAGCGACGATGATCAGAGTTTGAGATCTGAGGGTGCCGGTGTTCTTTTTGCGCCTCACACATTTACGGACGTCTTTGCGTCCTCGCCTTCGTTGTTGGGTCTCCGACTCTCACCTCAGAGGTACGAG GGATATAGGAAAGATGCAAAGGTGGTGGTTAATGTAACAGTTGAAGGAAGTCCAGGACCGGTCCGGACCTTGGTTAAACTAGGGGCCAGTGTGGAGGACACCATTAAGCTTGTTGTAGACAAATATAGCGATGAAGGGCGAACTCCTAAGCTGCACCGGGATGCAGCATCCTCATTCGAATTGCATCACTCCTATTTCAGTCTTACAT GTTTGGATAAATCAGAAATGATTGGAGATGCTGGCAGCAGAAGCTTCTATCTTCGAAAGAGTAGCAGTCAGCACAGTAGTAATGCAGCATCTCCTTGCACTACAGAAATTGTTCCGGCAAGAGAATGCTCTCCTCCACCCATTCCACCCCCTGCATTTTTGCTACCCTCTTTCATTGCCCGAAAGATCAGCAAAATTGTTAGAAGAACACGCAGGCTTTGGAAACTCTTGGTCTGCCTACAATGA
- the LOC121235766 gene encoding methylsterol monooxygenase 1-1 yields MLPYQTLDEASAALGRNLTYAETLWFHYSARKSDYFLYCHTILFLFFVFSAIPLPLVFIELARLAGFDRYKIQPKARLSSAEVFRCYKDVMRMFFLVVGPLQLVSYPSIRMIGIRTGLPLPSGWEIFAQLLVYFMVEDYSNYWIHRFLHNKWGYEKIHRVHHEYTAPIGFAAPYAHWAEILILGIPSFLGPAMVPGHLVTFWLWIALRQIEAIETHSGYDFPWSPTKYIPFYGGAEYHDYHHYVGGQSQSNFASVFTYCDYIYGTDKGYRYQKKLFEKLKGELKTGGEHNGGPYHISTQDLKSD; encoded by the exons ATGCTGCCGTACCAGACTCTCGACGAGGCCTCGGCCGCTCTCGGCCGAAACCTGACCTATGCTGAGACCCTCTGGTTCCACTACTCCGCCCGCAAGTCCGATTATTTCCTCTACTGCCATaccattctcttcctctttttcGTCTTCTCCGCCATCCCTCTCCCTCTGGTCTTCATCGAGCTCGCGCGCTTGGCCGGCTTCGACCGCTACAAGATTCAGCCCAAGGCTAGGTTGTCTTCCGCCGAAGTGTTTCGCTGCTACAAGGACGTCATGCGCATGTTCTTTCTCGTTGTCGGTCCTCTGCAGCTCGTTTCCTACCCTTCTATACGG ATGATTGGGATTCGAACGGGGTTGCCATTACCTTCGGGATGGGAAATTTTTGCACAGTTATTAGTGTATTTCATGGTGGAGGATTACTCGAATTACTGGATCCACAGATTTCTGCATAACAAATGGGGTTACGAGAAGATTCATAGAGTTCATCATGAATACACAGCTCCAATTGGATTTGCGGCGCCCTATGCGCATTGGGCCGAGATTTTGATCCTCGGGATCCCATCTTTCCTCGGGCCGGCCATGGTGCCTGGTCACCTGGTCACATTCTGGCTGTGGATTGCTTTACGGCAGATTGAGGCGATAGAAACGCATAGCGG GTATGACTTCCCTTGGAGCCCCACAAAATACATCCCATTTTACGGTGGTGCTGAGTATCATGATTACCATCATTATGTTGGAGGGCAAAGCCAGAGCAACTTTGCTTCAGTGTTCACCTACTGTGATTACATTTATGGAACTGACAAG GGCTATAGGTATCAGAAGAAGCTCTTTGAGAAG TTGAAAGGGGAATTGAAAACCGGTGGTGAACATAATGGAGGCCCATACCATATTTCTACCCAAGATCTTAAATCTGACTAG
- the LOC121234762 gene encoding LOW QUALITY PROTEIN: uncharacterized protein LOC121234762 (The sequence of the model RefSeq protein was modified relative to this genomic sequence to represent the inferred CDS: inserted 1 base in 1 codon): MAATNTSAPPPVDSTAAAPSLVSTDELTAKSVHKRYEGLVMVRTKAIKGKGAWYWAHLEPMLVHNSDTGLPKAVKLRCSLCDAVFSASNPSRTASEHLKRGTCPNFNSVAKPISSISPSSATLATPAPALQPNNRKRSSSSASAGGGGGGSGSSYQVPPLAIVDPSRFELAYSQAVSATAGSLLPQQPHLMLSGGKEDWGALAMLEDSVKKLKSPKTSPGPTLSKSQIDCALDFLADWVFESCGSVSFSTLEHPKFRAFLNQVGLPXVSRRDFTGTRMDAKYEEAKAESEARIRDAMFFQIATDGWKFKNYGVSGEESLVNLTVNLPNGTSLYRKAVFVSGSVPSKYAEEVLWETIKGICGNAVQQCVGIVADKFKAKALRNLETQNHWMVNLSCQFQGFNSLIKDFSRELPLFKTVTESCFKLANFVNYRSHIRNSFHKYQLQEYGHSGLLRLPLRECESVNFGPVYTLVEDILNSARALPLVLLDESYKMLAMEDPVAREVAEMIQDVGFWNDLDAVHSLIKLIKDMAREIEKERPLVGQCLPLWDKLREKVRDWCSKFHVAEGAVEKVIERRFKKNYHPAWAAAYILDPLYLIRDTSGKYLPPFKRLNSEQEKDVDKLITRLVSREEAHIVLMELMKWRTEGLDPVYARAVQMTERDPVTGKMRIANPQSSRLVWETYLTEFKSLGKVAVRLIFLHATSCGFKCNWSFLRWVCAHGHSRAGMDRAQKLIFIAAHSKLERRDFSSDEDKDAELFTLANGEDDVLNDVLVDTSSV, translated from the exons ATGGCGGCTACGAACACTTCGGCACCACCGCCAGTGGACTCAACCGCCGCCGCCCCCTCCTTAGTCTCAACAGACGAGCTGACGGCGAAGTCCGTACACAAGAGGTACGAAGGGTTAGTGATGGTTCGTACCAAGGCCATAAAGGGGAAAGGAGCGTGGTACTGGGCGCACCTGGAGCCCATGCTAGTTCATAATAGTGACACGGGCCTGCCCAAAGCGGTCAAGCTCAGGTGCTCCCTCTGTGACGCTGTCTTCTCGGCCTCTAACCCGTCCCGCACAGCCTCAGAGCACCTCAAGCGCGGGACCTGCCCCAATTTCAACTCTGTCGCCAAACCCATTTCCTCTATCTCACCTTCTTCTGCTACCCTTGCTACCCCGGCTCCTGCTCTGCAACCCAACAATCGTAAGCGTAGCTCGTCTTCTGCTTCagctggtggtggtgggggCGGCTCGGGTTCTTCGTACCAGGTACCACCGCTGGCGATAGTGGATCCGTCGAGGTTCGAGCTGGCGTACTCGCAGGCGGTGTCGGCGACGGCGGGGTCCTTGCTGCCACAGCAGCCGCATTTGATGCTCTCTGGTGGGAAAGAAGATTGGGGAGCTCTTGCTATGTTGGAGGACAGTGTGAAGAAGCTCAAGAGTCCGAAAACATCACCTGGGCCGACACTCAGTAAGAGCCAGATTGATTGCGCTCTTGATTTTCTCGCTGACTGGGTCTTTGAGTCTTGTGGGTCGGTCTCTTTTTCGACCTTGGAGCATCCCAAGTTCCGAGCTTTCCTTAATCAAGTTGGGTTGC GCGTCTCTCGTAGAGATTTCACCGGCACCAGAATGGACGCTAAGTATGAAGAAGCCAAGGCTGAGTCTGAAGCAAGGATTAGAGACGCTATGTTCTTTCAGATCGCCACTGATGGGTGGAAATTCAAGAATTATGGCGTTTCGGGAGAAGAAAGTTTGGTGAACTTAACCGTGAATCTCCCAAACGGGACTAGTTTGTATCGTAAAGCAGTGTTTGTCAGTGGCTCTGTGCCTTCCAAGTACGCAGAGGAGGTCTTGTGGGAGACAATCAAGGGCATTTGTGGGAATGCAGTGCAGCAGTGTGTAGGAATAGTTGCAGACAAGTTTAAGGCCAAGGCACTGAGGAATTTGGAGACTCAGAATCATTGGATGGTTAATCTTTCTTGTCAGTTTCAGGGGTTCAATAGTTTGATTAAGGACTTCAGCAGGGAGCTTCCATTGTTCAAGACGGTCACTGAGAGTTGTTTCAAGCTCGCTAATTTTGTCAATTACAGGTCTCACATTCGGAATAGCTTTCATAAATATCAGTTGCAGGAGTATGGACACTCAGGGTTGCTAAGACTACCGTTGCGCGAGTGTGAGAGTGTAAACTTTGGGCCTGTATATACATTGGTGGAGGATATACTGAATTCAGCTCGAGCACTACCGTTGGTTTTGCTGGATGAATCGTACAAGATGTTAGCAATGGAGGACCCAGTTGCGAGAGAAGTTGCAGAGATGATTCAGGATGTGGGGTTTTGGAATGATTTGGACGCAGTGCACTCGTTGATTAAATTAATCAAGGACATGGCTCGAGAGATTGAGAAGGAAAGGCCATTAGTTGGGCAATGCCTCCCACTTTGGGATAAGCTTAGAGAAAAAGTGAGGGATTGGTGTTCCAAGTTCCACGTCGCGGAGGGAGCGGTAGAGAAGGTGATTGAAAGGCGTTTCAAGAAGAATTATCACCCAGCTTGGGCTGCTGCTTATATACTCGACCCTCTATATTTGATTAGGGACACTAGTGGAAAGTACCTTCCGCCTTTCAAACGCTTGAATTCTGAGCAGGAAAAGGACGTGGACAAGCTCATAACCCGGCTTGTTTCGAGGGAAGAAGCTCATATTGTGCTAATGGAACTTATGAAATGGAGAACAGAAGGGCTCGATCCAGTCTATGCACGAGCTGTACAGATGACGGAGAGGGACCCCGTTACTGGAAAGATGAGAATTGCCAACCCGCAGAGCAGTAGGCTTGTGTGGGAAACGTATCTTACTGAGTTTAAGTCGCTAGGGAAAGTTGCAGTTAGGCTAATCTTTCTTCATGCAACTTCTTGTGGATTCAAATGCAATTGGTCTTTCTTGAGATGGGTGTGTGCCCATGGGCACTCAAGGGCGGGTATGGACAGGGCTCAGAAGTTGATATTCATTGCAGCTCATTCGAAACTTGAGAGACGGGATTTTTCAAGTGATGAAGATAAGGATGCCGAGCTGTTCACCTTGGCAAACGGTGAGGATGATGTGCTTAATGATGTTCTTGTCGATACCTCCTCAGTgtaa